ACATATACATAGGAAACACATAAATTAAATTTATACACGTAACAATTTATACACTATAGTATACTATGTATTTTGTATAATATTACATTAACTACCATTGATCAACCACAACCGTTTGATCATACATGCATTCTTGCTCTTTTTATTTTCTTTGTTTTTTCTTCTCCCCCTTCCAAATTTATTTGCTATATATCTTTGTATATCATATATAATTCAACCAAATAATTATAAAGATGAAAACATACAGATTTTTCTACACATGTTATAACTTGAATTTTTTTTTAAAATGTTTGTTTAAAACTGTAAAGTTGTACTATACTATATTAAAAAAAGAATAGTAAAATGATTTAATGCATAATAGAAACAATATTTAGTTATACTATCCTAATTAATGTATAGTATAATTTTATTTTCATCTCTCTCTCACAATTATTCTTACTATTCACATTTGAACATGATGAACAATTTCCATTAAAATGTAATATGTTGGTGTATTTTGTTATATACTACATATCAAGCAAATATAGTATAGTATATTTTGACAGCGTATTTGGCAAACGTTCACGTGCGGGAAAGGAGAAAGTGGTCCGTTTGTATGTCAAATTGTCACATCAAACACCTTACTTTTATTACATGGTCACTTGTTTAATATTTTTTTCAATATGGTCATCTCACAAATTCACCCTATAAAATTTCCATGGATCATCAACATTTACTTGATTCATACAACTTTTGGCAATTGTGATGCCCTTAAATTGTTAACCTAATTTGGCGTCTAAAGCACCTGCTTCCCCAGCTTTAGGTCAGGGCCGGTCCTGACTGCGATTTATATGATGCAATATATATATATATATTGTCTACAATAACTTGTGAACGTGACATGCTAATATATCGGATAATCATATACTCCGGCAAATAAGTTTGTGTTACATGAATACATCTCAATCTCCCGCGTTCTCTAACCATATTCACACCTAATAGTTGCTTGGAAATTTAGACAGAATTTCCGATTTGTATTAAAATTCAAAATTAGTTATTTATGCGTTCCGGTCTCATATGGATACACTATTGTAAATCACTTTCAGGCAAATAGCATTTTCTTTACATTTTTCAAAAATAAACATGTCATGTTTGAATGTTAAGTGTTCTTAAGAAAAGTTTCCAAACAGAAAACTTTACTTTAGTGATGTATATGTGTAATTAGTACGTACGTAGCCAAGTACTATGAATCGATTATATATACATCCAAAAAAACTAAGTTACAAAAGTCTAGGATTGCCGCCATTACTTGGTATATATTGTCTGCTTCCGTGGGAATTTCATTGATATTGAAAACATAGTGAAAAATAGGAGAAGAGAAGGACAGTAATTAAAACCAACTTGAAATCCATTTCTGCTGTAAATATAAGAGACTGCGTGGGAGAATTCAAAAACCTTAAAAGTAACTTTTATATTTATTTTGTTATTTTAAACTATGGAAGGGCTTGGGACGATGGCCCTTAGGGAGAAGAAGTAAAATCACACTTCGCTCTTAACACTTGCGGCAGGGAATTGAGGTCGCATGAGGTATCCACGTCCATATCCATATCTCGAGGAAGTAGGACTGATAGTTTTAGGAAATTAAAAGATAACTAGTTACCAGTCTAATTAACTAAACTAAACCAGATCAGTGTAGATCGAGAATAGACCATCGTATTATTCCCCTTTGAATCGTCCAAAAACTTCTAAAAATTTCAAATTTTATGGGGCGATTGTCTACCGGGTTAGGTGAAAAACAAATGAAATTTGGCAAATAGGTCACATCACTACGATTAATCAATGTTGAGACAAATTTTATGGGACGATTGTCTACGGGTTGGGCGTATCTCTTAACAGGTGTTGTGATTTTTGACCAAAACAAAAACAGGTGATGTGATTAATCAACGGACCATAAAAAGTTGTACGTACATATTTAACGTAACAGCAATACAGCATGACAAGTAAAACTTGTACGTAAGAAACGTAAATAGCATAACGAACAAAACTTTTGGTGCCCTAATTTCGTAGAATGACAAGTCAAACTTAATACTTTTCAAGTGTTTAGTTTGAATAAGTTAATATTTTGATATTTCTTGCAATTTTAGGCACAAAATGAAGTTCTGCTGGTTTAAAATGGCCAAAATATGTAAAATATATAATAGTTCGCTCAGTCACATATAATCATTTTCTAAATATTTGCATTAGGAATTATTTCTTTCATCATATGGTTTAGATTGTAAAGATTTTAACATTAGGATGTTATACAGTTATCCAAAATGGGTGATTTTACTTTACTTCCCAAAAGATGTGGTGAACATGTCATGTATCTTAGGGAAAAATAATTAAATAATCAGTGGATCACACCAAAACCTAAGGATTCAATCTTTAAAATTCTTAAATAAGGACTCTTTCTTAGTGAATCCTTGCACTATTTACAGGTCCATACGACATGTGGCGATCCGCGATTGGTAGATATATATTTTTTTTATCTGAAAAAATAAAATACTTAAAAAATTAAAATACACTTTTTCTAAGGACTCCTCTTTGGGCAACACCATTGCACTATTTGCGGGTCCCCACGACATGTGGCGACCCGCGATTGGTTGATATATATTTTTTTTTATCTGAAAAAAAAATACTTAAAAAATCAAAATACACTTTTTCTAAAGACTCTTTTTTGGGTAACACCATTGCGGGTGCTCTAATAGTTTATTGTTTGGCGTAAAAGTCCTTAAACGTGTACTAATTTTTAATCAAAAATAAAATATATAATGTGCACATGTTGATTTGACAATTCTAGGGGGGGGATCGGGGAACTGGTGATCCTAAATTTTTCTACTATAAATAGACGCCTAGGTTAGATCAAATAAAACAAGTGACCACAACAGAAAGTGAACTCTAACTTGAGAATCATGGATCAAATCATCTTCAACTCAAACCCTTTCCTTTTAACTCTTTTCGCATTGCTCCCAGTTCTCTTCTTCGCAATTGTCAAAAATAAGATCAAATCAAAAAAGCTAAACCTTCCTCCATCTCCCTCAAAACTTCCAATCATTGGAAACCTTCATCAAATAAGTAACCTACCCCACAACTCACTCCACGACCTCTCACTCAAACATGGACCGTTAATGTTCGTGAACCTTGGAACCACTCGGTACCTCATTGTCTCGTCCGCTGATGCTCTCGAAGAGATCACCAAGAACCACGACATCACCATCTCAAATCGACCCACCAGCACTAGCCTTAATCCTCTCAAGGGTAATGGTCAAGACTTGGCGTACCATCCGTATGGGGATCACTGGAAGGGAGTAAGAAAGATCACTGCACTTCATCTGCTGAGTAAGAACGTCGTGAACCGGTTTCAGACGCTGAGAGATGAAGAGATCTCGAGTATGTTGGAGACTATTCATTTTTCGAGCCTAAAAGGTGAAGAGATCGATATGTCCCATATGTTCAACACCGTGGTTAGCAATGTCTTTCATAGGTCGTACACGGGTAGGTACAAAAAGGAAGAGAAGAAAGGGCTGGAGAATGCGACGCGGGTCTTCTTGAATTGGGATGTCCAGTTCAAGAAGGTCTTGGGATCTTTCTGCGTACAGGATTTGTTTCCGATCTTGGCGTGGATGGATAGATTTACGGGTTTCAAAACTCTTTTAAAGAGTACTTACTTGGAGTTGGATGATATTATGGAGACTCTCATCAATGAAAGAGAGAAGGACAGCTTCGTGGATGTTCTTCTTCATCAACGAGACAACGATAAGCATGACTATGACGTCAAAGCAATCATGCAGGTCTGTGTATATATATTATTTGCAATAGATTCATAAATATCAGAGGTGTGTACGCACATACTTTGAATTTTATGAGGAAAAATATACAATTTTGATATGCATATATATATTTAAAAAAATATAGAATTATTACAAAGAAAATATTTACAAATATAGAACATACACTATATAAATACATTTGCTTAAAAAATCACTCCAAACTGATGTACTGATACTATTTCGTAAATAGTGTTATTTTGACATATTTCAAATGGATTAAAAATTGCATAATATACTAGTATACCCTTATTTATTATACATATAATTAATTAAATAAAAACTATTAGTTAATCAAACTAATGTAGAAAATTAAATATGTAAAATTACATTGGAAATGTAGAATAACATTTTTAATATTATTTAAGTACCTTCCAACCTTTCGGATCAAACCAAATATTTAATATCATATGCCTATAATCAATTATTTATGTCTTTAGATCATCTCTTGTCTAAAGAGTAGATATCTACTTGTTCTTGTTCCAATTGTAGGGTATATTTGTGGCGGCTATAGAATCTGTAGCCTTGGAGCTAGAG
The DNA window shown above is from Brassica oleracea var. oleracea cultivar TO1000 chromosome C3, BOL, whole genome shotgun sequence and carries:
- the LOC106332468 gene encoding cytochrome P450 71A1-like, with product MDQIIFNSNPFLLTLFALLPVLFFAIVKNKIKSKKLNLPPSPSKLPIIGNLHQISNLPHNSLHDLSLKHGPLMFVNLGTTRYLIVSSADALEEITKNHDITISNRPTSTSLNPLKGNGQDLAYHPYGDHWKGVRKITALHLLSKNVVNRFQTLRDEEISSMLETIHFSSLKGEEIDMSHMFNTVVSNVFHRSYTGRYKKEEKKGLENATRVFLNWDVQFKKVLGSFCVQDLFPILAWMDRFTGFKTLLKSTYLELDDIMETLINEREKDSFVDVLLHQRDNDKHDYDVKAIMQGIFVAAIESVALELEWLLADLIKHPQVMRKAQEEVQRIVGTKSKITNNEIDQMQYLKCVIKETMRLHPAGTVPRETSSKWIKVGGYDIPPKTKLLVNLFAVQRDPKIWENPEDFIPERFLDKSIEYMGSKGYAPFGFGRRNCPGMAYGNALIEEIMANLLYRFDWKMPDGSKPEEINMEEICQFVVAKKYPIKLVPVPRFKIKA